A genomic segment from Flavobacterium litorale encodes:
- a CDS encoding DUF6155 family protein produces the protein MSKRDLKKYLTSLPKEELETQLMTLYEKFGEVKTYYDFIFNPKEDKLEQEAKTKILHEYFPVRGKKRAKLRRSVAQKQIKHFISLGVDSYIIADVMLYNIEIAQKYTAKREIRNATFYRSMYNHYKQVADYVTANGMAAEFKPRILAIHDTVFEQEWENCKEFERIYDNFE, from the coding sequence ATGAGCAAACGCGACCTTAAAAAATACCTTACTTCGCTTCCGAAAGAAGAACTTGAAACCCAGTTAATGACATTGTACGAAAAGTTTGGGGAAGTAAAAACGTACTACGATTTTATCTTTAATCCTAAGGAAGATAAACTTGAACAGGAGGCTAAAACCAAGATACTCCATGAATATTTCCCTGTACGGGGTAAGAAACGCGCTAAACTACGACGCTCTGTAGCGCAAAAACAAATTAAGCATTTCATCTCGTTAGGAGTAGATTCTTATATAATTGCCGATGTAATGTTGTATAATATAGAAATTGCCCAAAAATATACCGCTAAACGCGAAATACGTAACGCTACTTTTTATAGGAGTATGTATAACCATTATAAGCAGGTGGCTGATTACGTAACTGCCAATGGTATGGCTGCCGAGTTTAAGCCACGTATTTTAGCAATACATGACACTGTTTTTGAACAAGAATGGGAAAATTGTAAGGAGTTTGAAAGGATATACGATAATTTTGAATAG